In the genome of Bacillus sp. S3, one region contains:
- the glp gene encoding gephyrin-like molybdotransferase Glp, translated as MRFFKVKTVEETFALIEENIPAIEQTVVKELGDALHFILAAPVEAKENVPSFDRSTVDGYAVRAKDTYGSSESMPGFLNVVGEVKMGEVPAVEAGHGTAVYVPTGGMMPKGSDSVIMIEHCEELDGLLNTYKQIAPGENVISKGEDIKEGETLLEAGTKLRPQELGALASLGIAEVPVYRKLKVGYLSSGDEIVPYQTETLQEGQIRDINYLTIAGLANEWNVEVIYGGIVRDDFEEFRQKAAELYEQVDCLILSGGSSVGAKDYTTDVIQSLGEPGVFVHGISIKPGKPTILAMANGKPVIGLPGHPASAMIIFKLFGERILRKLKGEKLERKPERIFAKITKNIPSSMGRADYIRVRLFEIEGEWWAEPIIGKSGLITTLVKSDGMVEISSEKEGVSQGEWVPVIPSR; from the coding sequence ATGCGATTTTTCAAAGTAAAAACAGTTGAAGAAACATTTGCCTTAATCGAGGAAAACATACCGGCAATCGAACAAACAGTGGTTAAGGAACTTGGTGATGCCTTACATTTTATTTTAGCGGCTCCTGTGGAGGCAAAGGAAAATGTGCCAAGTTTTGATCGCTCAACTGTGGACGGGTATGCCGTCCGTGCGAAGGATACGTATGGTTCCTCTGAATCCATGCCAGGCTTCTTAAACGTTGTTGGAGAAGTAAAAATGGGTGAAGTCCCAGCGGTCGAAGCGGGTCACGGAACGGCCGTTTACGTGCCTACGGGCGGGATGATGCCAAAGGGCAGTGACAGTGTCATCATGATTGAACATTGCGAGGAATTAGACGGCTTGCTAAATACCTATAAACAAATTGCGCCTGGGGAAAATGTGATCAGCAAGGGAGAAGATATTAAGGAAGGGGAAACCCTCCTTGAGGCCGGGACGAAGCTGAGGCCGCAGGAATTAGGAGCACTCGCCTCGTTAGGGATTGCCGAGGTGCCCGTCTACCGCAAATTGAAGGTCGGGTACCTCTCGTCCGGGGATGAAATCGTTCCGTATCAAACGGAAACTCTCCAAGAAGGGCAAATTCGCGACATCAACTATTTAACGATTGCCGGACTTGCAAATGAATGGAATGTGGAAGTGATATACGGCGGGATTGTCCGCGATGATTTTGAGGAATTTCGCCAAAAAGCTGCCGAGCTCTATGAACAGGTCGATTGTTTAATCCTTTCCGGCGGCAGCTCTGTCGGGGCGAAGGATTACACAACAGATGTGATTCAGTCCTTAGGGGAGCCGGGGGTTTTTGTGCATGGTATTTCAATTAAGCCGGGGAAACCTACGATTCTCGCCATGGCAAACGGCAAGCCTGTCATCGGCCTTCCAGGACATCCGGCAAGTGCGATGATTATTTTCAAACTGTTCGGCGAGCGGATTCTGCGAAAGCTGAAGGGTGAAAAGCTTGAGCGCAAACCAGAGCGGATTTTTGCAAAAATCACAAAAAATATTCCTTCTTCCATGGGACGAGCGGATTATATCCGCGTCCGGCTGTTTGAAATCGAGGGCGAATGGTGGGCCGAGCCGATTATCGGAAAATCCGGCTTAATTACCACACTGGTAAAAAGCGATGGCATGGTTGAGATTAGTTCAGAAAAAGAAGGAGTTTCACAGGGTGAATGGGTGCCTGTGATTCCATCAAGGTAA
- a CDS encoding molybdenum cofactor guanylyltransferase, with product MKAAAIILAGGKSSRMGTNKALLKINEKTTIESMADKLKLLFDDIILVTNDSEQYEFLGLKMVADQYPGMGPLAGVHAGLLASDYDVNVIVACDMPFVSTELAEVLVTSCGHYDAVVPVINGKQHPLFAVFHKNAAAEALVCIEAGRLRMKHLLDQLNVRYVTETELQSYSHLDLERVFFNMNHPNEYEDAKKWAEAD from the coding sequence ATGAAAGCTGCAGCGATTATTTTAGCAGGCGGAAAATCAAGCCGGATGGGCACAAATAAGGCGCTGCTAAAAATTAATGAGAAAACCACTATTGAAAGTATGGCAGACAAGCTAAAACTCCTCTTTGATGATATAATTCTAGTAACGAATGATTCTGAACAATATGAATTTTTAGGACTCAAAATGGTGGCCGACCAGTATCCGGGGATGGGGCCGCTTGCAGGTGTGCATGCCGGTCTGCTTGCATCCGACTACGATGTGAATGTGATTGTTGCCTGTGATATGCCATTTGTTTCCACGGAGCTTGCCGAGGTGCTTGTCACCAGCTGCGGCCATTATGATGCCGTCGTTCCTGTCATCAATGGAAAGCAGCACCCGTTATTTGCTGTTTTTCACAAAAATGCGGCAGCAGAAGCCCTTGTCTGTATTGAGGCTGGCCGGCTGCGAATGAAACATTTACTAGATCAACTAAATGTCCGATACGTAACAGAAACAGAGCTGCAGTCTTACAGCCATCTTGATCTCGAACGGGTCTTTTTCAATATGAATCACCCAAATGAATATGAAGATGCGAAAAAGTGGGCAGAGGCAGATTGA
- a CDS encoding formate dehydrogenase accessory protein FdhE, translating into MIKSVVSKEYQELHKEIVRLQEKWKLQLDPETIRPNLDQAAMGAGVPAAALTAIDFEISLFLQWIEEINDLLVKYNPELEAKLADIHSLLNEETAIRWIEEASSFNHLYFASFAEEHSLQEWIPQFLAETALRPYLQLTAEKVQAGIHRAVPGAGCPVCGEPVRLASLEEEGKKVIHCPRCLAHWHAKRLECSHCGNEDHKTIQFFTIEGDVTSQIQVCEECNGYIKIIDTRQYIAKPSAALLDLNSIHLDFVAQENGYTAVGEKKTEQ; encoded by the coding sequence ATGATTAAATCTGTTGTTTCAAAAGAATATCAGGAACTGCACAAGGAAATCGTCAGGCTTCAGGAAAAGTGGAAGCTGCAGCTTGACCCGGAAACCATTAGACCGAATCTTGATCAGGCTGCAATGGGAGCAGGGGTGCCGGCCGCCGCGTTAACGGCGATCGATTTTGAAATTTCACTATTTTTACAGTGGATAGAGGAAATAAATGACTTACTTGTGAAATATAATCCGGAACTTGAGGCAAAACTAGCAGACATTCATAGCCTTCTTAATGAAGAAACGGCAATTCGCTGGATCGAAGAGGCAAGCTCGTTCAACCACCTTTATTTTGCAAGTTTTGCAGAAGAACATAGCCTGCAAGAATGGATCCCGCAATTTCTTGCTGAAACCGCGCTTCGTCCATACCTGCAATTGACAGCAGAAAAGGTTCAGGCTGGGATCCACCGTGCCGTGCCAGGGGCTGGATGCCCTGTTTGCGGCGAGCCGGTAAGATTGGCATCTCTTGAGGAGGAAGGGAAAAAGGTTATCCATTGTCCGCGCTGCCTTGCCCACTGGCATGCAAAGCGCTTAGAATGCTCGCACTGCGGCAATGAGGACCATAAAACGATTCAATTTTTTACGATTGAAGGGGATGTCACCTCCCAAATTCAAGTTTGCGAAGAGTGCAACGGCTATATTAAAATTATTGATACACGCCAATATATCGCGAAACCTTCAGCGGCATTACTGGATTTAAACTCTATTCATCTAGATTTTGTTGCCCAAGAGAATGGGTATACTGCGGTTGGAGAGAAGAAAACGGAACAGTAA
- a CDS encoding formate dehydrogenase subunit gamma produces MSNHQKHPKADVKIRRFPKAFVWAHAINGIAFFALYITALPMYTEFFDWLYPVFGGPAMARLLHRIFAVAFVTPTFILLIFSPKFFIHWMKELITWKKRDLQFFSEFVKELFGFKFKHIKQTFFNAGEKINSILQIFCAILVIVSGVTMWFPEYFSRAFVQWGYFLHNVGFGLGIAVIVGHIYLSVVHKHSRPGYSGVVTGKVPAWWAKGHYGDWYDEEVKKGNFPDLDDPKHKKGA; encoded by the coding sequence ATGAGTAATCATCAGAAGCACCCAAAAGCTGATGTAAAGATTCGCCGCTTTCCAAAGGCATTTGTTTGGGCGCACGCAATTAATGGAATTGCCTTCTTTGCCCTATACATCACGGCCCTGCCAATGTATACCGAATTCTTTGACTGGCTGTATCCGGTGTTTGGCGGCCCGGCCATGGCCCGGCTGCTGCACCGAATTTTTGCAGTAGCGTTCGTCACGCCTACCTTCATCTTATTGATTTTTAGTCCCAAATTCTTTATTCATTGGATGAAGGAATTAATCACCTGGAAGAAGCGTGACCTTCAATTCTTCAGTGAATTCGTTAAAGAATTATTCGGCTTCAAGTTTAAACATATTAAACAAACCTTCTTTAACGCTGGGGAAAAAATTAACTCGATTCTTCAGATTTTCTGTGCCATCTTGGTTATTGTTTCAGGAGTCACCATGTGGTTCCCTGAGTACTTCTCAAGAGCGTTTGTTCAATGGGGCTACTTCCTTCATAACGTTGGTTTTGGATTAGGAATCGCTGTGATTGTCGGACATATTTACCTATCTGTTGTTCATAAACATTCAAGACCAGGATACTCCGGCGTCGTTACCGGAAAGGTTCCAGCCTGGTGGGCAAAAGGCCACTACGGCGACTGGTATGATGAAGAAGTCAAAAAGGGCAACTTCCCTGACTTGGACGATCCAAAACATAAAAAAGGTGCTTAA
- a CDS encoding 4Fe-4S dicluster domain-containing protein, producing MSKYVKYVDVTKCDGCRACMVACKNWNDLPAEPTDFLGSVQSHPKTTADTWNVLQYIEHENASGGLDYLFRHSSCFHCTDAACEKVCPENAISYTKYGTVVIDQETCVGCGYCVQNCPFEVISLKEYKDKNGKEYRKAHKCTMCTDRIDEGLQPACVTTCHTGAMEFGDRDAMIKKAEQRVKEIKGRYPNAMVYNPEGVGGTHTVYVLAERPSVYGLPENPKVPTSAVLWKDYAQPIGKAMIGATTMAVVGAFVANKFFSKKENNETEDGGGSDE from the coding sequence ATGAGTAAGTATGTAAAATATGTGGATGTAACGAAGTGTGACGGCTGCCGTGCCTGTATGGTAGCGTGTAAAAACTGGAATGACCTGCCGGCGGAACCGACCGATTTCCTTGGCAGTGTCCAATCCCATCCAAAGACAACAGCCGATACATGGAATGTCCTGCAGTACATTGAACACGAGAATGCCAGCGGCGGTCTTGATTACCTTTTCCGGCATTCCTCCTGCTTCCATTGTACAGATGCTGCCTGTGAAAAGGTTTGTCCGGAAAATGCGATCAGCTATACGAAGTATGGAACTGTTGTGATTGACCAGGAGACATGCGTAGGCTGCGGCTATTGCGTGCAAAACTGTCCGTTTGAGGTCATTTCCTTGAAGGAATATAAGGATAAAAACGGCAAGGAGTATCGCAAGGCCCATAAGTGTACGATGTGTACCGACCGAATTGATGAGGGCTTACAGCCTGCCTGCGTTACTACCTGTCATACCGGAGCAATGGAGTTTGGCGACAGGGATGCAATGATTAAAAAGGCGGAGCAGCGCGTCAAGGAGATCAAAGGTCGTTACCCGAACGCAATGGTCTACAATCCGGAGGGCGTTGGCGGCACTCATACCGTTTATGTGCTTGCAGAAAGGCCAAGTGTGTACGGCCTGCCTGAAAATCCGAAGGTGCCAACATCTGCTGTCTTATGGAAAGACTATGCCCAGCCAATCGGCAAGGCGATGATTGGGGCAACGACAATGGCGGTTGTCGGTGCATTTGTGGCCAATAAGTTTTTCAGTAAAAAAGAGAATAACGAAACAGAAGATGGAGGTGGCAGTGATGAGTAA
- the fdnG gene encoding formate dehydrogenase-N subunit alpha: MNLNRRQFLKLSGATAATLAVVELGFNEHKAYAKTKEFKIAKATVTPTICCYCGVGCGILVHTKNNTVVYTEGDPDNPINEGKLCSKGTTLRQLYTSEKRLTKPLYRAPGSNKWEEKDWEWMLDTIAKRTKETRDNSFVEVENGITVNKTEKIASLGGAALDNEETYLLSKLMRGLGVTYLEHQARIUHSSTVAGLAPTFGRGAMTNHWNDLQHTDCALIIGANPAENHPISFRWLTKAKENGGKIVSVDPRFTRTSSQADVYAALRSGTDIPFIGGMIKYAIENNLIHKEYVANYTNASFIVKEGFDFNDGLFSGYDAAKRAYDKTKWAIETTEDGKPVTDATLQHPRSVFQLMKKHYSRYDVDTVTAVTGTPKEDYLKVCQTFCETGKVGKSGTIMYAMGTTQHTVGSQNVRIYAMLQLLLGNIGIPGGGINAMRGESNVQGSTDFGLLYDNLTGYLGTPKATVPEHATLKGYLEKETPKTGYWSNKPKFVVSLLKAWYGANATAENEFGYHYLPKGNKNYSHINLFNAMYKGELEGTFLFGTNPVVGGPNAGKEKEALGNLKWLVAIDLWETETSSFWQKEAGSDPSKINTEVFLLPASASFEKEGSISNSSRWMQYRWKAIDSRGEARPDLDIIHELALKLKHLYANSPKSADKPFLALDWNYGNGDEPDIDLVAKEINGYDLKTGKLIAGFGALLDDGTTSSGNWIYSGFYPEEGKNKSKNRDNKDTGGHHYLNWSYAWPMNRRILYNRASADPSGQPWSKEKAVIQWDAVQKKWTGNDVPDFKPVTAPTEPGGAGPFIMNKDGVGLLFAPTLNDGPFPEHYEPFESPVPNPFSSQQLNPAAVVIEGDFNKKGDKKDYPIVATTYRVSEHWQSGSMTRNQEWLSELAGHMFVELSEELAKEKGIKNKDKIIVSSARGEINAYAMVTKRFKPYKVNGKKVHQIGMPWHFGYKGFATGDTANRLTPHIGDANTTIPEYKAFLCNVRRAEA, from the coding sequence ATGAACCTCAATCGCCGGCAATTTTTAAAGCTATCTGGCGCAACTGCGGCAACACTTGCGGTTGTTGAACTTGGCTTTAACGAGCATAAGGCTTATGCCAAAACAAAAGAATTCAAAATTGCCAAAGCTACTGTAACACCAACCATTTGCTGCTACTGTGGTGTTGGATGCGGAATCCTCGTTCACACCAAGAATAATACGGTGGTTTATACGGAGGGGGATCCGGATAACCCAATTAACGAAGGAAAGCTTTGCAGTAAAGGAACAACATTAAGACAGTTATACACATCGGAAAAGCGCTTAACAAAACCGCTTTATCGTGCTCCCGGCAGTAATAAGTGGGAGGAAAAGGACTGGGAATGGATGCTCGACACCATTGCCAAACGTACAAAAGAAACACGTGACAATTCATTTGTTGAAGTAGAAAACGGAATCACCGTTAACAAAACCGAAAAGATTGCCAGCCTTGGAGGCGCGGCACTTGATAATGAAGAAACTTATTTGCTCTCGAAACTAATGAGAGGGCTTGGTGTCACCTACTTAGAGCACCAGGCACGAATATGACATAGTTCTACGGTTGCCGGTCTGGCACCTACATTTGGTCGTGGAGCAATGACTAACCATTGGAATGATCTGCAGCATACTGATTGTGCGTTGATTATTGGCGCAAACCCTGCAGAAAATCACCCCATCAGCTTTAGATGGTTAACGAAGGCAAAGGAAAACGGCGGGAAAATCGTTTCTGTTGATCCGCGTTTTACAAGGACATCGTCGCAGGCGGACGTGTATGCTGCCCTTCGTTCCGGTACGGATATTCCGTTTATCGGCGGGATGATTAAGTATGCAATCGAAAACAATCTCATCCACAAAGAGTATGTTGCTAACTATACAAATGCGTCCTTCATCGTGAAAGAAGGCTTTGACTTTAATGATGGTCTTTTCTCAGGCTATGACGCAGCAAAACGAGCGTATGATAAAACAAAATGGGCAATAGAAACAACGGAAGACGGCAAGCCGGTTACAGATGCAACATTGCAGCACCCGCGTTCCGTGTTCCAATTAATGAAGAAACATTATTCCCGTTACGATGTGGATACCGTTACAGCTGTAACCGGTACACCGAAAGAAGATTACCTGAAAGTTTGCCAAACCTTCTGTGAAACAGGGAAAGTCGGCAAATCCGGAACCATCATGTATGCAATGGGTACAACCCAGCATACCGTCGGCTCACAAAACGTCCGGATTTATGCGATGCTGCAGCTGCTTTTAGGAAACATCGGCATCCCTGGCGGCGGCATCAATGCGATGCGCGGTGAATCAAACGTACAAGGGTCGACAGACTTTGGTCTATTATATGACAACTTGACAGGATATCTAGGCACACCGAAAGCAACTGTTCCAGAGCATGCGACATTGAAAGGCTATTTGGAAAAAGAAACACCGAAGACAGGCTATTGGAGCAATAAACCCAAATTTGTTGTCAGCTTACTCAAAGCCTGGTACGGTGCGAACGCTACGGCTGAAAACGAGTTCGGCTACCATTACTTGCCAAAGGGAAATAAAAACTACTCCCACATCAATCTATTTAATGCGATGTACAAGGGTGAACTAGAAGGAACATTCCTGTTCGGCACAAACCCGGTTGTCGGCGGACCGAACGCCGGGAAAGAAAAAGAGGCGCTTGGAAACCTGAAGTGGCTTGTAGCCATCGACCTGTGGGAAACGGAAACATCGTCATTTTGGCAAAAAGAAGCAGGCAGTGACCCGTCTAAGATTAATACAGAAGTATTCCTTCTGCCGGCGAGTGCTTCTTTTGAAAAAGAGGGCAGTATTTCCAACAGCTCACGCTGGATGCAATATCGCTGGAAGGCGATTGATTCAAGAGGCGAGGCAAGACCGGACCTTGATATCATCCATGAACTGGCATTAAAACTGAAACATCTTTATGCGAACAGTCCAAAGTCAGCTGACAAGCCATTCTTAGCGCTAGATTGGAATTATGGCAATGGCGATGAACCGGATATTGACCTTGTGGCTAAAGAAATCAATGGCTATGACCTGAAAACAGGTAAATTAATTGCGGGCTTCGGGGCCTTGCTGGACGATGGTACAACCTCAAGCGGCAACTGGATTTATTCCGGCTTCTATCCTGAAGAAGGCAAGAATAAATCGAAAAACCGTGACAATAAAGACACAGGCGGACACCATTACTTAAACTGGTCATACGCATGGCCAATGAACCGCCGGATTCTTTACAACCGTGCCTCCGCGGATCCAAGCGGACAGCCATGGAGCAAGGAAAAAGCCGTCATTCAGTGGGATGCTGTCCAGAAGAAATGGACCGGCAATGACGTCCCAGACTTCAAACCAGTGACGGCCCCAACAGAACCAGGGGGCGCAGGTCCGTTTATCATGAACAAGGACGGCGTTGGCTTACTATTTGCGCCGACATTGAACGATGGACCGTTCCCTGAACATTACGAGCCATTTGAAAGCCCTGTTCCCAACCCGTTCTCCAGTCAACAATTGAATCCGGCCGCGGTCGTGATTGAGGGCGATTTTAACAAGAAGGGCGATAAGAAGGATTACCCAATTGTCGCAACCACCTACAGGGTAAGTGAACACTGGCAGTCAGGATCGATGACTCGGAATCAAGAATGGCTCTCAGAGCTTGCCGGCCATATGTTTGTGGAATTAAGTGAAGAACTTGCCAAAGAAAAGGGCATCAAGAATAAAGACAAAATCATTGTCAGCTCGGCACGCGGAGAAATCAACGCTTATGCGATGGTGACAAAACGCTTTAAGCCGTACAAGGTGAATGGCAAAAAGGTTCATCAAATTGGCATGCCATGGCACTTCGGCTATAAAGGCTTTGCCACTGGGGATACAGCGAATCGTCTGACGCCGCACATTGGTGATGCAAATACAACGATTCCAGAATACAAAGCATTCCTCTGCAACGTAAGGAGGGCTGAAGCATGA
- the fdhD gene encoding formate dehydrogenase accessory sulfurtransferase FdhD has translation MNRKGCPDEYPISLIINGYEMAVFQLTKFDLEDWTVGYLFSEGFIQDANDIESLLINEEMGSIHVALRAHFDEEQVFSKKKHYTAGCGRGVTFFSMTDVKNFAKVASNETFQLSYLLKKRSEFAQNSRFYLETGGMHGACIVEEDGTITIREDIGRHNAVDKIIGHALRKRLQPEKLLLLTTGRVSYEMLSKAAKFGFPVIGSRTAATKQAVQLAKYLNIEVIGYLRGKMATIYTSAGRVENDLNIELAVEMH, from the coding sequence ATGAACCGTAAAGGGTGTCCTGATGAATATCCAATTTCCTTGATAATAAATGGTTATGAAATGGCTGTTTTTCAGCTGACAAAATTCGACCTTGAGGACTGGACAGTTGGTTATTTGTTTTCTGAAGGCTTTATTCAGGATGCAAATGATATCGAGTCCCTCCTCATCAACGAAGAAATGGGCAGCATTCATGTCGCGCTTCGAGCCCATTTTGACGAAGAGCAAGTTTTTTCAAAAAAGAAGCATTACACCGCAGGCTGCGGCAGGGGCGTCACCTTCTTTTCGATGACAGATGTGAAGAATTTTGCCAAAGTGGCATCAAACGAAACCTTCCAATTAAGTTATCTATTAAAAAAGAGAAGTGAATTCGCGCAAAACTCCCGCTTTTACCTGGAAACCGGCGGGATGCATGGAGCCTGTATTGTCGAGGAGGACGGCACGATCACGATTCGTGAAGATATTGGCCGCCACAATGCTGTCGATAAAATTATCGGCCACGCACTTAGAAAACGTTTACAACCCGAAAAGCTGTTATTGCTGACAACCGGACGGGTTTCATATGAAATGCTCTCAAAGGCTGCGAAATTTGGCTTTCCTGTGATCGGTTCGCGCACGGCCGCCACAAAGCAGGCAGTGCAGCTGGCAAAATACTTAAATATTGAGGTGATTGGCTATTTAAGAGGGAAAATGGCCACCATCTATACCTCAGCCGGCCGAGTCGAAAACGACTTAAATATTGAACTGGCAGTAGAGATGCATTGA
- the pdxK gene encoding pyridoxine/pyridoxal/pyridoxamine kinase encodes MTINKVMTIAGSDTSGGAGIQADLKTFQELGVYGMTALTTIVTMDPKDWHHSVFPLEVSTLETQINTILSVGIDAMKTGMLGTVEIIELAARKIDENKLERVVIDPVMVCKGEDEALHPETTDAMREFLLPRALVVTPNLFEAGQLAGMKTPHTVAEMKEAAVKIFDQGAKFVLIKGGGKLHSEDKAIDLLYDGKEFRIYESEKLETTYTHGAGCTYSSAITAELAKGKSVYEAVDVAKGFITAAIQQGFRLNEFVGPTWHGAYRGLKKATEYCEDCE; translated from the coding sequence ATGACGATTAATAAAGTAATGACGATTGCCGGCTCTGATACGAGCGGCGGGGCTGGAATTCAAGCAGATTTAAAAACGTTCCAGGAGCTTGGTGTCTATGGGATGACTGCCCTTACAACGATTGTAACAATGGATCCAAAGGATTGGCACCACAGCGTGTTTCCACTTGAAGTGAGTACACTTGAAACGCAAATCAACACCATCCTGTCCGTCGGCATTGACGCGATGAAAACCGGGATGCTTGGGACTGTTGAAATCATTGAACTGGCAGCTCGAAAAATCGATGAGAATAAACTGGAGCGAGTGGTCATTGACCCGGTAATGGTGTGTAAGGGCGAAGATGAGGCCTTGCATCCGGAAACAACGGACGCGATGCGTGAATTCCTTTTACCGCGCGCCCTCGTGGTTACGCCAAATCTGTTTGAAGCAGGACAGCTTGCGGGAATGAAAACACCGCATACGGTTGCAGAAATGAAAGAAGCTGCGGTCAAAATTTTCGACCAAGGTGCAAAATTTGTGTTAATCAAAGGCGGCGGCAAGCTTCATTCTGAAGATAAAGCCATTGACCTCCTTTATGATGGAAAAGAATTCAGAATTTACGAATCGGAAAAGCTCGAAACCACCTATACTCATGGTGCTGGCTGTACGTATTCGTCAGCGATTACCGCTGAACTTGCCAAAGGAAAATCCGTTTATGAAGCGGTTGATGTCGCGAAGGGCTTTATTACTGCGGCCATCCAGCAAGGCTTCCGTTTAAATGAATTTGTCGGACCAACTTGGCATGGCGCTTACCGCGGCCTTAAAAAGGCAACCGAGTATTGCGAGGATTGTGAATAA
- a CDS encoding YojF family protein: protein MQLIETSRVQEAINGFANKDVYIHLETTNGAYASHHDQAFFSAGAYIRNALVRYELGKITGNGPFRVGLKINLGWIYAEGLTHFEIDEENHLLLAGHDYNGKLAVALEISSTPFE, encoded by the coding sequence TTGCAGTTAATTGAGACTAGCCGTGTCCAAGAAGCCATCAACGGCTTTGCGAATAAAGATGTCTATATTCACCTGGAAACAACCAATGGTGCCTATGCCTCCCATCATGACCAAGCTTTCTTCTCTGCCGGAGCCTACATCCGGAATGCGCTTGTCCGCTATGAACTAGGGAAAATCACCGGAAACGGTCCTTTCCGTGTCGGTCTGAAAATAAACCTTGGCTGGATCTACGCCGAGGGCCTTACGCACTTCGAAATTGATGAAGAGAACCATCTATTATTAGCCGGCCACGATTATAATGGAAAATTGGCGGTTGCATTGGAGATTAGCAGTACGCCTTTTGAATAA
- the bshB2 gene encoding bacillithiol biosynthesis deacetylase BshB2 → MKKERHVLVVFPHPDDEAFGVSGTIATHVNNGTPVTYACLTLGEMGRNMGNPPFTNRENLPKIRKEELKEAARVLGIQDLRMLGFRDKTIEFEDEDFMTNTISALIDEVNPSLIITFYPGYSVHPDHDATGAAVVRAVGKIPAAARPTLHCVAFSNNCVEELGEADIINDITPVNQTKLAAIQAHRSQTEQMFKDMEEKLKNQDPQVMVWINNERFWTYQFTE, encoded by the coding sequence ATGAAGAAAGAACGCCATGTTTTGGTTGTGTTCCCGCATCCTGATGATGAAGCTTTTGGTGTATCCGGAACGATTGCGACCCATGTTAACAATGGAACCCCTGTTACATATGCTTGTTTAACCTTAGGGGAAATGGGACGCAACATGGGAAATCCCCCGTTTACCAATCGGGAAAACCTTCCAAAAATTAGAAAAGAAGAATTAAAGGAAGCGGCACGGGTCTTAGGCATCCAGGATCTCCGCATGCTTGGCTTCCGCGATAAAACGATTGAATTTGAAGATGAAGATTTCATGACAAATACGATATCAGCGCTGATCGATGAGGTGAATCCATCCCTAATCATCACGTTTTATCCCGGCTACTCGGTCCATCCTGACCATGACGCCACCGGTGCGGCGGTCGTAAGGGCTGTTGGGAAAATACCTGCCGCCGCAAGGCCGACCTTACACTGTGTAGCCTTCTCCAATAATTGTGTCGAGGAGCTTGGAGAGGCGGACATCATCAACGATATTACCCCTGTCAACCAAACAAAGCTCGCTGCCATTCAAGCACACCGCTCACAGACAGAGCAGATGTTCAAAGACATGGAAGAGAAGTTGAAAAATCAAGACCCGCAAGTCATGGTATGGATCAATAACGAACGGTTTTGGACATATCAGTTTACAGAGTAG
- a CDS encoding Crp/Fnr family transcriptional regulator — translation MVTIVYLGNAKRKCENGVVEMMNQADYLNDPNFAVYKGAKHRDLLKKIVIFKDLSDKSLRVIEKRIQTFEFKKGKQIIAEDEAAKGVYFVASGTVKLTKQDENGNEIIVCIKQKGDIFAEACLFTRKTEYYPATAVMLQDGEILYLDKHELEQDLFNHPELAMQMICYMSDALREMTSQLRDVALLDVYAKTVKNLERLGNKFNTGKNRWEIEIPLTVQEFATVVGTTRESVSRVFSKLKKDGIIDLKSRKIVILDLCSLCTLLHREY, via the coding sequence ATGGTAACTATCGTCTATTTGGGAAATGCCAAACGCAAATGTGAGAATGGGGTGGTGGAAATGATGAATCAAGCGGATTACCTGAATGATCCAAACTTTGCCGTCTATAAGGGGGCAAAACATAGAGACTTACTAAAAAAGATTGTCATCTTCAAGGACTTATCCGATAAGTCACTTCGTGTGATTGAAAAGCGCATCCAGACATTCGAGTTCAAAAAGGGGAAACAGATTATTGCGGAGGACGAAGCAGCCAAAGGGGTGTACTTTGTCGCTTCCGGGACGGTAAAACTGACAAAGCAGGATGAGAACGGAAATGAAATCATTGTCTGTATCAAGCAAAAAGGGGATATCTTCGCGGAGGCCTGCTTATTTACCAGAAAGACAGAGTACTATCCGGCGACAGCGGTGATGCTGCAGGACGGGGAGATTCTTTATTTGGATAAGCATGAACTGGAACAGGATTTATTTAACCATCCTGAGCTTGCGATGCAAATGATTTGTTATATGAGTGATGCTTTGAGGGAAATGACGTCCCAGCTGCGGGATGTTGCCCTGCTGGATGTGTATGCGAAGACTGTGAAGAATCTGGAGCGGCTAGGGAATAAATTTAATACCGGAAAAAACCGCTGGGAAATTGAAATTCCTTTAACGGTGCAAGAATTTGCGACCGTTGTCGGAACCACGAGAGAAAGCGTCAGCCGCGTGTTTTCGAAATTGAAAAAAGATGGCATTATTGATTTGAAGTCGAGGAAAATCGTTATTCTTGATTTGTGCTCGCTGTGTACCCTGCTGCATCGGGAATACTGA